The following nucleotide sequence is from Mytilus edulis chromosome 13, xbMytEdul2.2, whole genome shotgun sequence.
TCGATGCCGCTGTCGTCAATCTGAAGTGGAAACTTTCGTTCCCTCTTGGCACCAATGGGAGTTGAATGTCTTAATGGCATCCTGGGTGGTAATGGCAAGCTATTGCCATCTCCACTAACACTGTTAGACCGGGGTGGTATAGCAGGGGCTCTAGTGGGACTTGGTAAGTTAGTTGCATCTCTTTCTTTAACATGCTGAATGGTCCCTGAATCAACGCTCATTGAGTGATGCAAAGTTGGTATCTTAACATGTAATTTAGAATTATAAGTTTTATGATTCATACCTTGACCAACACGACCTCCACGTATGGGGATAGCACCACCTCTTAACATTCTTAAAGGGTTTGTTTCCACATCTTCATCCCCACCAGTGGATGAGGACATAGCTCCTTTACCAGGAATACCTTGGGGTTCACGAATATTACGAGAATGTCCTTCCTCACTACCGCTGATTACTCCTCTTTGATGATCAAGGGAGCGTCGTATTCTACTCTCCCTTGCAAGTTTATTCATAATTTCACGAGGGGAAGGTTCAGAAAAGTCCTCCCCTACAAAAAGACTGGAAGATTTATTGTAAGAATCCCTACGAGAATCATCCTGACGATTGACTTCTGTAGCACTATTTACCGACTCCGTACCAGAATCAGTATGAACATTGTCTGAATCAGGTTCATCAATCCTTAATACTTCTACATTGTTTTTAATGTCTTCAGAGTCACACTCTGATGTTTGTTCACTAGAAGTGTCTAAAATTTTAGGTCTATATTCATCTTCTGGTAGTTTTACTTTCAGATCATATTCTTGAGGAATTTCTGGCGGTGGTTTTTGTGGACGAGGCACAGGTTCTACTCTCTGTATGATTTCTGGTCTAGGTTTTGGAGCAGGTATTGGTATATCAGATCGTTTGCTGTCAGGCCGTGGTTTTGGAACTGGTTTCTGATGATAACTCATCTCTGTAAAttgattaaaattcatttcagGTGGTTCTAAGTCAAAGTCATCTATCATTGCAAGAGGCACCCCATATGTACTATCTTGATGTACAGGAGTAACCTCCCTTCTTTCTGGTGTAACCTCTCTTTTcattggagttatttccctttttgcaGGAGTAATTTCTCTTTTTGCAGGAGTTATATCTCTCTTTGCAGGAATTATTTCTCTTTTCGCAGGAGTAATTTCTCTTCTAACTGGAGTTAACTCCCTTTTGACAGGAGTTACCTCTCTTTTAGGTGGAGTAACTTCCCTTTCTTCAGAGGAGTATGAAGTACCAGATTTTTCCTTCACAGAACCTCTCATAACTAACTGGTTATAAGCCTCCATTGCTCCAGGAGGAACACTTTCTACTTGATCTGCTTTATTTTTGATCTCCTCGGAGAAAGTACGTTGACGATCAAGTTTCGGACTACGTTTAAATGAGAATTTGAATCTTGATCCATTCTGTGGTGACCCTGAATCACTTTCTGAATCTGACTGATATTTATCAGGTGACGAAGGTTCTTGTGATGATGACATATGAGAACGAGAACTTAATTCATTTGCCATGGCGATAGCATCATCTATCATTTTTTCATCAGATGCTGACATTGGTTTGACTTTGGCTTGTTTTCGTGGTTCTGGTTTCGGAGGCTCCCTGTTTCGAGGTTCCTGCAAGGCAAAAATTGAACATGCATAGTGATTACATAAATAGATACATGCTGTCTATAATAAAGATATTTTCATATACTCCAGACTTGATTATACTGAAGAAAAGCTGAAGATAATTTCTATAAGAAGAATATAATAATTACCCTATATCCCTTTTCTCCTAATGAgaatatacaatatttatatgtgaatgtatatgtaaaaaaaaaaaggatatttaaTTCAGATTTATGATTTTTTCAATCTGTCCATTCATCAATTGCTTGTATAGATTGATTGTTCCTTGTACGTCAGAGATTGTAAATTGAGCAACAGCAACATGCAATGCCATGCACATAATGATCACAGTTgaatttttttgtgtttgtttttttaaagtttttttttctttctattttatatcataatacacttttttaaagcaaattaaagagaaatatatgtttcattccatataatttaacaaaattttgcaGAGAAGAAAGATTGAACAGCTATAGCTGTTAAGAGGAAGTAGAATTAGAGGCAGACATACTAGTCTAGGTGGTTGAACAGGAAGTGGTGGTGGTGGTGACTTTGATCCTCTCCCATTGGTCATCAGTTTAGGAGGCGATTCATGTTGAGGTGTTGTAGTTGCTGATGAATCATTTGAAGATGAGTTTGCCAACTTTGCCTCTTTGTCGTTTATTGCTTTCAATACTTCATCCATAAATGAAGGTCCGAAATCAAAAGAACTCTGTAAAATGTCAAGTTTTataattaaatatcaataaaaaaaaagatatggtaaaTATACAGAAATGACATGTCAGACGGCAatcttacaacaacaaaaaaacaacaaacaaaaacatgtagAGATCAGTGAAAGTTATTTAATAATAGACTATGCTTGCTATGATATGGACAAATTATGAATAAATGTCAATACATTTAatgatttgcattttttttttaaatcaaaatcgcaatatttttctcaagaacaaaaatttaattgtgttttattttataactaatGGTCTTGAATCAGGGAAGACTTGTGCCCACGTAAAACTGATTTTAACAGTTAAACACCCATCATACGTTTTACCTGTCCCTAGTCAGGTTATCTGTTTTAAGTTGTAGTCTTTGTATTTAACTTTTTGGAGGAATCTGTATTGTCGGTTTAtgtgattttttatttcattatctaATATTTTTGGTAATGTCTATTATAGTTTTTTTTGACATTATCTAATTTATCTTTTATTAATTACAGTGTATTCTGTTTATCCATCACACAAGAGGACCAGAAAAAAAGTTGGATTAAGCAGGGTAttggaatactcaggtttttttCTGCAACAATAGGCATATTTTGGGATAGCCCTAAGATGTTATGAATCATAGACTGTTAGTACAAAcgtttatatatgatttattttttcataccGACATGTCAGGCATTTTGAAGTCAGCAAATATAGAATCATCATCTATATCTTGATACTGGAAATCTCCACTATCAACCTCGTCTGTCCTTGTTACATATTGACTGTCTATAGATTCCTGACTTATCCAGGAGTGACCATTAGTACCCAGAGATCCATTCATATTATGTCCATTTTCATCTCTATTAAGACTCACAGTTGATATCCGACTTTCACCTTCTTTCCCTGGAAGATAGATCATAATCATCATTACTTACTATAATTGTAATTACTTCTTTCCTTTCAATAATCTATCCAGGTtgtattttctatttttgaaCATCCATAAACTATATGGCCCTGTATTAACATGATTTTTTCATAGCATTTtcaaattaacatattttaagatGGATGTCTTTTTATCCTAAGCATGGAATTAGATCACCATTAATTTCTTTccataaattaaatacaaaaatttaaaagtaaatgtttCTGTTTTAGGGTCTTGATGCTATGCAGATATATTTACAACAAAGGCTTattttcattgttgaaagctatactgtgacctatatttgttgACTTTAATGtcaatttggtctctgatggagagtggtctcattggcaataatagctcatcttcttatttttacattataatattGTAGTTTTTTCTgcatattacaaaatgtataataaaatatatcataatgaaatATCTTTTATATGATTTTGCAAAATCTAAATACCAACCTGTACTAGCAACTTTGACTGGCAGTTTGTCGTAATTATCACCAATGAAACCAACATCACCGAAAATAGCACCATCGTAACCAATATGCCCTGTGTGACGAAGGTCATTCTGTGGACCACTGATCATCTCAGCATTGAACCGCCTTAATGACTTCCTGTTTGATTctgcaataaataaataataattttaatatattatggagatttttttatttaatgtttgaaGTCAAGTTCCTGAAAAGTAAAATGTAAACAGAAACAGAAATtgctaaaaatggaaaataaaattttatatcaaGATTATCCAATGACATTTTTCAACAGAAATTGACGAAActgattaataaaattatgtttcgAAATATTTCCTTTTACATATATagagaataaaaaataattcttatattAGTTTTAAAACTGATTAAATCATGTGTAAGCGTTGACTGTGTCATTGCATATTTCTGTGTATTATTTAAGCATGTGGCCATTCCCATACAATGGAAGCAATATCTGTGGTACAATATATACCTTTAAACCTGTGTCATTTAACTATACTTGTGTTTCATATTTatgtaaatatcaaataaaatatatgagcTTTGACAATCTATAACATATGACAATttcctttgaaaaaaatttgacTTGGTATGAAAGCCCTCTGGTCAAAATTTATAAGAACAGAATTTACAATGATACAGGAGTATCTTTTATGATGAACAGTAATATCTGTCTAAATTAACTGTATCCCTCAGGACTGTGTTTGGCATAGACACTAGTGTCCACAGTTTACTGGTTTAATTACTACAGAATGTTCTTATTACAAGAGATCAGATGGTTTTAATCAGTTAGTTTtcactgttaaaatatttctctAAAATAAATTCTTAATAATTGACATCTTTTATAAAACCCTGAACCTGGAAGGAACCTGTTAGTTTGGAAAAGGTCAAGGATCAGATATAGGGTTCACTCCATTCTAATGTAATTAGTAGAACAGCATGAAGCTTATTTTAGCTCACTTGAATTAATTATAATCAGTTGCAGTTAGCATAAAGCTTtttccttatttatttttaaggTTTCAAATTTCACATTTGGATATGATTCCactgctttgttgtttaaaatcgcgaaattttacaccctaAAAAATAACTCGCTATACGGTATAAATTTAGTGAATGTGACATCCATTTTTTAATAAACTCAAGACAGAACAAATTTTgttttaggggccagttgaagccAGCCTGTGGCTGTGGGATTTTCTTGCTATATTGAATACCAATTGGTGGCCCTTGGTTGTTTTCTGCCCTTTGGTCAGGTTATTTCATGTGACttaatttctatctaaaaaagcCCATGCCCCACAGACAGATGATCTATTTTGGAGCTGAGACCCAGTTGTCAAAATTATGGTCCATTCTATCTAAGTATCTAATTAAGAGATCATGCTGCTCCAACTTGTTGAGGATCTGATTAATGACCTTATTTTAAGTGAtattctaattttttggcattaTGTGATAAGTCATAAGCTGTTGTCAATATTTTGTTATAGAAGCCACACTACACATCTATTTGTCCCTTCTCCAATCTTACCTTTCTTACCACCCTTTTTGGGGGATTTTTCTTTCTTGTCTGATTCTATAAATAGCATAACcaatcaaattgtaaaaataaagatttaggCATAATTGGGGTCTATTGTAGCAAATAGGAGTTAAATCAAAATAAGATTATTCACTACTAAGCATctagcaaacattttttttttaaaatacaataaaaagtaaaatcttttatcttttattcaagaattaattgtaattgtaatattCATTCCACATTTTTGCATGTctaacatttttttatcattaaaaatttGCAATTCTTTAAAATGATTGTTTTCTTGTTTGCATTTTGGAAACTTGTAGTAAATGTCTGTAGAATTTAACTCCtctatttaaaatatattcaatGTCTAAGTATGTAGAATACTAAACTACCTATAATActgtatttataaaaatgtaaaatttaggACTCGGCATGCTGGCATAGTTTCATTATATGACTGACAGTGGCTCTCTGCCAGCATGCAAAATGTGCTCTTGTGCTGAAATAAATGCTATTATGAAATGCATATACATCAAGCAATGATATGATTCTATTCTACAGTATAAATTGTAAGACCCTAAATTCCCAGCTTATAAAAAGAAGAGAAGAAAACTTCTaaatacagtataagaaaatcaGAATAAAATGAAGCATATCTAGATAGTAGTATTCCTTTAATCTAACTACCTAacctaaatgtttaaaaaatttggcttgcaaaaaaaacaaaaaaaacaaattggtaaTAAATGCAAGAAATAATAAAATCCAATATTAGTGTTATAAAAGAAACAATTGAATGtaaaagagtaaaaaaatattaatgtaaataaagatgataggcaaaaatgttcataaaaattacccaaaatttttattataaatctcTTAAAAAAATTCCACAGCATGAAAGCAAAATTGAGTAAAATCAAAGGACAGGTACACTGAtgattttgatgattttattGAGTGATCTATGTCATCGTCTAAGTGATAGTAAGTCCTTGACTAATATTTTAGACTCATGTCTGGGTTCAACTTGAGGAAGTTCCAATTTGTTATCAGTATTTTTTGAAGATACTCATAGCAGTTTGTGGATAAAAGCATGATTATGATGTGCAACATTTTCTagcatttttgttcttttttcttACCTTTCCTTACAAGTTTGACCATAGGTTGGTCTGAGTcagctttttcttttttagagtCTACATGAAAAATTTACTATTTATTTGGGGTTTCCAAATGGAAATTAAACCAATTTTGTTAATAGATAATGATAAGAAATCAAATATACTTGTTCACAAATATTTAagtgtaaaatttcattaatctgtaagacatttaaaaaaattattataacaaTTTAGACAAAATTTTCTagtaaaagaaagataactctattaTGAAAAGGGTTATAAAAAACAGGTGCATTGTATTTTTGGAAGTTTTTAATGTGTATCTTAATCCTCTCTTAAATGGAGCTCTTCCCCTAAAACcataattatcatttaaaaaaaatttccattttcatttgaattgtgtTTTAAGTATGGCAAGCCGGGATAAAAGCAAGATAATGATTTGCAACATTTCCGAGCGGCTTTTTCTTACCTTTTCTTGAAAGTTTGACTTTAGGTGTGTCcaattctttttcctttttagagTCTATATGAAATAAGGATATTTTGTTCTTCACTTTTGGACTgatatttttaataaccattcaCACAAAAAACCATGAATTTACCAAATTTTAATCattgaaaaataagttaatttcTATATTCTTTCTTTGTTATATTCAATACAAAAAACTatagtttttgatttttgttgattTAAAGTTCACttcaaaaatgttaaacattgaaaaaCGTGAAATCAAAGTTAAGGCTAATATATATTACTTTGTGAAAAGTTGTGTGTGAGAGCTTACCTTTTCGACTGAGTTTAATTTTGGGTGTGTTTGATTCCTGGTTTTCTCTTTTAGAGTCTATGAAAACAAAGGAGTGCAAATTCACACAAAAGAAACAATACTTTACAAACTAATATTTAATCTTGCTAATAAAAGCTCCAACACTCTTGATTTTGATATTAAGTTCTCTTCTGATAATACATTAGAAAAAGCAATATATAATATGGAATCCAATCCATAATTTTAGGGTAATCCTCAAATATAGAAAAGTCTGTTTCACTGATTATCTTTATTGTTagcaatattttattaaaaaggcatagaaaatgttggattatcTCTTAAAAACTCCAATTACAATGACCATAAAAGTGGTCATGTTCCCAGCCAATGATCAAAATCGGGTCAGATTATTTCATGAGCCAAAAAATATCCAAAACTAATGAATTCAAATTTTTACAGATCCAATGACTTTACTctatagaaaatttataaattttcctTTTACAATTTTGATTACAAGCAATGTTTTTTTAATAGCTTCAATAACTATCTGAGCTCCAATAACTGTCTGACCAGATTTTATCACTGGCATGTGAATATTCTGTTATTTACGAATCTTTCTTATACATTATCTCTGGCATCCAGTCTAATACTTTCCCGTAGGATTTTAAAAACAAGCAAATTAACAAGCaggaattaaattaaaaacagaCGACAGAGGATATAATTAATGCTGAGACCTTTTCTACCCGTTAGCTTGTTAGGAGAGAAAGAGTGTCGATCTTACCTTTACGACTTAGTCGTATATTAGAGAAGAATGAACTTCCACTCTCTCTTTTAGATTCTATTAGAAATAAcgggaaataaaatatttttattcatctgatttcAAAATTGTAATGAAAAGTTACTGAAcccataaaaatgaaattttctaaaattcttgtacattaattttgattaattactTGCATATTCTtattcaaaacaaataacaatatttgaaatagttaaaaaatattttacattaattcTGAAAATCATCTACTTTTATATACTGAttcaaatcaaataataaaatttgaattaaactgtACAATGTGTTACATGAAACTAAAAAGACCTTTGCTGCATTTAGCATTACATTGGTTTATTTATCACAATATTTGAGATATATTTTAGATTccatattacaaaaaaatgtttaaacaacTAAAATCATCACTATGTATACATCTATATAAAAGAAAGAACAGAATTTAAGCAAGAAAAGACCACCCAActatttttgacaatattttccGAAGTGATTTTGAATTGCATTTAGTAGTTACATAAAAAGCTGACAAGGTCGATGACAAGGTCAATGACAAGGTCGTAGACAAGCGAGAAAGTAAAGATTTGTTAGACATAGAGGCTTACCTTTACGTGATAGTTTTATTTTTGCATCACCATTTTCCCGTTTTGATTCTAACAAAAAGTTTATACATGTCAATTATACTAACTACCCACACATAATAATTAATGGTTTAATTTACAACATATAAGAATAATCTCGGCGAAAACTCTGTATTATTATACAACATAATTCTATTAAACTCTGTAAACTACATGCTGTAGTTCTATGACCAAGACGAAAATTTATAGTCCAACTGGGGCATATGAAGTATCCAGATGTTTATATAAGTAAAAGTTATAGCTGAATCACCTATTTCTAGTGAAGTTTTATCCCTACTTTTTTCATAATTCTGACTTATATCTTGGTCAGTTCTAAAATTTGTTTCTTCTTGTTCGAGTCCAGTCTATAAGTAAAAGTCCTGGTTCATACCTAGTTGATCTAATCCATTAAACTAATACACATAACAATATCTCTAgttcaaaattataaatcaatGAAAATACATTTCCAAACACACATGCAAAAATGTCTATTTCTGGGTTATGATGGAAccatgtaatttaaaaaatacttttatcaattgatataaaatattttaaaggcaaaaaatgaatatctttttcacttgtttttttacttcatattGAAAATTTGTAGAACCAGCTGTAATTTTAAATTCCAATGTAACCAAAttcataaattcataaaaaaaaaccaacattccTTGTATCAATGACTACTGTAAACATTGAAAATCAAAGGTCAAATGTTACCCCCTGATGACAACATCAATGCCATGTTACTATAGTAATGCAGTAACCTCCTGACCCCTGTACAACTCACCTTTTCTACTGATACTTTTAGACACACTAGGACTATTCTTGTGTTCAATTATTGGCATAACATTAGCTGGATCAAAATATCCACATTTACCATTCCCAAGAACACCCTTCCAGAATCCTGACTTCGGACAATCTTCAGGGCTGAAAACATATATCTTCAAGTAATTAAATGTTATTCCCTAAAACCCCTCCACAAAACTGTCTATGGAAAATATTCTATACTGTGACAGGTAACATATCACCATCAATTTCTCCATTTAAATTTGAGTGCCTGCAAGCATGTTTAACtccaccacattatgtatgtgtttGTCCCTAGTTAGGGGGCTTGTCATTATCTtatgttgctgtgtaacatatttgtacttttttttattacaaaatgtttCTGTACCATTTGTATAAACAAGCTTCTAAATTCATTTTTCTTGAATGAACTGTCCCAGTTAACAAGGGTCATTCAGGGGAAAACATGTTTACATAAGACATTGTCTCTTgaagatattcattttttttgtaactacATCCATTTTTTCTCTGTTAAAAAGTACTAAACTGGATGATTGTGTATGCACTCCCCTCAGCCTACATGCAAACTTTGTCACATGAATGAAATGGCAAATGGGTCTGTAATTCATTATTTTAAACTTGTAAACAAAATAAGCTTCAAATTTTAACCTGAACAGAACATATTCTAATAAACCAAAAATCAGATTCATATCTGTAAGAATAACATACTTTTTATAATCTATGCATGTGAAATTTCTAAAATTCTTTATACTCCAACTTACTTTTTATCTAATACATATATGACATCATATGATTTATAATACAGGAAGTCTTTAGGTACAACCACTTCTGGGAAATCTTTCATAGCTTTAACTTGGGTAGGTCTCATCTGTAATATAATCCAGAACTCATAAAATTTTCaatgctgtggattcattattattttttggataccaattttttcgtggatttcatgggtacagggggaccatgaatttaaatgttcaacaaaatacaaattgtCTTCAGAACAGTATgcagactttgtcaaaaccacgaaatcaaatatccatgaatatgcaagtttccatcaatccacaaaaaattggtacccacaaataTAATAAAGTAATCTCAACAATTTTTCCCTGGACATATCTGgaagatctgtactttgtgtcttttacagctaatttccttaTGCATGTAGAATAAgactttggtaagcttgcttgcttgctttgtttgtatattgtacaattgtaattgggataacgttctatcaaatttaaatataatacatgtatatacaggtttaactatgcCTATTTATATTGCTTGCAGatttcaatcttaattacaatgcttcatctaaagtttataaaaacaaagcaagTAAGCCAACAAAGTCTTACTCTACAaccattaggaaattagctctaatAGTGTTGTTGTGCTTTATATTCAGCTGATAAGTTAAATCCTTTTTCACAGATTTTTATAGTCTTTATGTTGTGCAGTTACACTACCGTCAAAATCTGGGGGAGGGTTGAGCAcctgcaaacatgtttaaccccaccacattatgtatgtgcctgtcccaggttGGGAGCCTGTCAAGCAgtgtttgtcatttgttgctgtgtgtatcatttgtttttcgtttattgttttgtacataaatcagtaAGTTGGCCATTAGCTTACTCGTTTGAGTTTTACATTAGCCATTTCaaggcctttatagcttgctatgctgtatgtgttttatttttatttgttaaaatccGTCCAATGGcctatagttgctaacttctACATCAATTGTTCTCTTgagaagagttgtcttattggccaACATACTACATCTTATTTCTATCCTTGCAATAtggtatgaaatatttaataggaAACAAAGGATTGAGGAACATAAATTAGTATATAGTGGAATAACAGGAGCCAACAttaggccaaacaaaaaagtaatTGTGTTTACTGTTACATGcagaaaaaaatagggtaggcaggtaggtagggaattttttgaatttttaataatttttaataatttttttaagtcTATTGGAGCAACATTGTGACTTCAACAATTGTTAATCAAAAAAGGTaaatacaagaatgtgtccccagtacaagGATGCCTCAATCgtgctatcattttctatgttcagtggactgtgaaattgaggtaaaaactctaatttggcattaaaattagaaagatcatatcatagggaacatgtgtactgagtgttaagttgatcggacttcaacttcataaaaaactacattgaccaaaaaactttaacctgaagcgggacagacagatggaacaaacgaacggacatacagaccagaaatcataatgcccctatactatcgtaggtggggcataaaaaactttAGGGTAGTTAATACAAATAAGAGTAGGTAGGGGTATAGTAAACATACTTTTTTTGTTTGGTTCTAGCTCTACCTACCTGAGGTAACATTACAAATAATTCACTGAACAATGGACGTCTTTCTGGATCATGTTCCCAACATTTGGTCATTATCTGGTAGTATTCTTTAGGACATAAATCTGGTCGCTCTAGTCTTTGGCAGTTTGGTGCATCTATTGATTCTAATATCTATCATagaaacaagaaaataaataaactacatagaaatgtgtaaattttatcatttttgttgagGTGTAATAGTAACATGTAATACAACACATAACCCAAATAATTCAGTCCCACTCTGTCTCTCTCATTTCCTAGGGCCAACTTTCTTCATATAGTAAAAATGGGCCATGAATACTAGATTTTGATTGGTGCTTTCTGTGAGAAAGCAAATCAGCTGCCAGCATAGTTTTATTCAGTATTCTAGGGTATTTTAGCCACCATAGAGCAACAGTATGAAATGTATTCATCAAGTACAGTTGAAAATTGTTTACTTTGGTTCtaattatcaattataatatttgtttcattaaaatGTATAGCAGAACTTACTTGTTGACCAGTTAATCCTGCCCATGGCTGGAACCCGTATGTAAATATTTCCCATAACGTTACACCAAATGCCCAAATATCACTGGCTGAGgtgaattttaaataatttatacacTCTGGTGCACACCTGAAAaagaaatcagttattttttatgttgaaatatttctttgaacATCTTAACTAAACAACTATCAAAACTCAATTTCTGTTTGGTAATATattgtaaacaaacaaaatttttcATGACTTTGGcaaaaagaaaaaacacaaatataaatgGTTAGTTTAAAGTAGTCAACAGTCATCAAAATTTGTTCATACATTATGTTGGTATTGTAAGATATATTTATTGGGGTATTTTAAGGAAATCTGGTACACATTGATATAACatataaaatggttttttttcaaggattttgtaaatattaccattatgacaattttatattCGAAGTTAGAAAGAAATTAACTGACTAAAGAATGGTAGATGTAATCACAGATTCCATTTTATTGTATTCTATTTTTACATGCCTCAACAAAATCTAAAAACATGATGACACCAAAGAATTTCAATTTACCCTTTGTGATATGTCTATTGTAATCTTTGGCTTTAAAGTTTGTTGCTGTATCTCTCATTTTCTTAATTGTTTTTTGTATTGCTCATAAATGAAGCcatttagttttctcatttgatttgCTTTACATTTGGCATTTCGAAGCACTTATAGCTTTATACTATGCTGTaaggtttttgctcattgttgaaagctttAATGATCTATAAGCCTTCTACAGCATTTTTCTCTTatatatctccttatttttatattgaccaTCATATTACATTTCTTAATGTTGTGAGATATTTATTCTATgcttataaaacaaaagaaaattaagattatctcccttataccaatgactataaatatatatgtaacttaCCAAGCTATAGGCAATTTTAGGTTTAGACTAAAATTACTCTGATAGTAATCTTTACCGATACCTAAGGCTCGAGATAATCCAAAGTCACTTATTTTTACCTGAAAGAAATAGAAATATAAATGTCATAAAGTACATTGATGACAAGTTCATCTG
It contains:
- the LOC139499880 gene encoding activated Cdc42 kinase-like isoform X14; its protein translation is MTTEKSLLEFMEEAELDHYYQALKDQLKINAIHQLKYVEEEDLNDIGMTKPEMRRLKKMYKKEFPAGALGKLKKAILTRSGGDIGRSLSPSPPEQRSPRPSSYIRPPCKQIIPANSIQINKTLGEGEFGIVQQGLWTTETGEKVQVAIKCLTKEKMHTGTTEFLKEANIMQNVDHENIVRMYGVVLDKDDSLMLVTELAPMRSLLECLKEQSLRTDFPLPRLCDFAQEICDGMSYLESKRLIHRDLAARNILVFSKSKVKISDFGLSRALGIGKDYYQSNFSLNLKLPIAWCAPECINYLKFTSASDIWAFGVTLWEIFTYGFQPWAGLTGQQILESIDAPNCQRLERPDLCPKEYYQIMTKCWEHDPERRPLFSELFVMLPQMRPTQVKAMKDFPEVVVPKDFLYYKSYDVIYVLDKNPEDCPKSGFWKGVLGNGKCGYFDPANVMPIIEHKNSPSVSKSISRKESKRENGDAKIKLSRKESDKKEKSPKKGGKKESNRKSLRRFNAEMISGPQNDLRHTGHIGYDGAIFGDVGFIGDNYDKLPVKVASTGKEGESRISTVSLNRDENGHNMNGSLGTNGHSWISQESIDSQYVTRTDEVDSGDFQYQDIDDDSIFADFKMPDMSSSFDFGPSFMDEVLKAINDKEAKLANSSSNDSSATTTPQHESPPKLMTNGRGSKSPPPPLPVQPPRLEPRNREPPKPEPRKQAKVKPMSASDEKMIDDAIAMANELSSRSHMSSSQEPSSPDKYQSDSESDSGSPQNGSRFKFSFKRSPKLDRQRTFSEEIKNKADQVESVPPGAMEAYNQLVMRGSVKEKSGTSYSSEEREVTPPKREVTPVKRELTPVRREITPAKREIIPAKRDITPAKREITPAKREITPMKREVTPERREVTPVHQDSTYGVPLAMIDDFDLEPPEMNFNQFTEMSYHQKPVPKPRPDSKRSDIPIPAPKPRPEIIQRVEPVPRPQKPPPEIPQEYDLKVKLPEDEYRPKILDTSSEQTSECDSEDIKNNVEVLRIDEPDSDNVHTDSGTESVNSATEVNRQDDSRRDSYNKSSSLFVGEDFSEPSPREIMNKLARESRIRRSLDHQRGVISGSEEGHSRNIREPQGIPGKGAMSSSTGGDEDVETNPLRMLRGGAIPIRGGRVGQGMNHKTYNSKLHVKIPTLHHSMSVDSGTIQHVKERDATNLPSPTRAPAIPPRSNSVSGDGNSLPLPPRMPLRHSTPIGAKRERKFPLQIDDSGIDGHSTPQSLVRNYAWSESSKLTQHERTLPPAPPPPLKKHQIDDKPFDSGLDEDDDVFEGHDITPPSTLKIDTSSKSSTFPRVKFQFQKVKCNLEQLGFYNRKDPFWVKTLTLAGRNISDRGSSEEVSPLMLANYKTSEGVSYEDLLDFAFDREKNCEEVEMMRSVFKNEISVEDCQQALTETKWIVPMAIKYVKLKQLLSAQLGDITLCKEALMACDWDVQRAANHVLSNLSSPEIIDV